The genomic window GGCGGATCGTTCCTCTATCACTACGGCGACAATCTGGTGTCGGTCGGGTTCGTCGTACACCTGAATTACGAGAATCCCTATCTGTCGCCCTTCGAGGAATTCCAGCGCTATAAGACACACCCTTCCGTGCGCGAAACCTTCGAAGGCGGGAAGCGCATCGCTTATGGCGCGCGCGCAATCACCGAAGGCGGCTATCAGTCGGTGCCGAAGCTGACATTTCCCGGCGGCGCGCTGATCGGCTGCGCGGCGGGATTCGTCAATGTGCCGCGCATCAAGGGAACGCACAACGCGATGGCGTCAGGGATGCTTGCTGCCGAGCATGTGACCGAGGCGCTGGCGGCCGGGCGCAGCAACGATGAACTCGCAAACTACGAGAATGCATGGCGCAGTTCGCCTATCGGCAAGGATTTGTGGAAGGTCCGCAACGTCAAGCCGCTCTGGTCAAAATTCGGCACTGTGCTTGGCATCGCGCTCGGCGGTCTCGACATGTGGACCAACGCTTTAGGATTTTCACTGTTCGGCACGCTCTCGCATAACAAGGCCGACCCGGAATGCCTGAAACCGGCCAAAGATTGCACGCGGATCACTTATCCAAAGCCGGACGGCAAGCTAACCTTCGACAGGCTGTCGTCGGTGTTCCTCTCAAACACGAATCATGAGGAAGACCAGCCGCCGCATCTCGTGGTAACCGACATGGCTCTGCAGAAGGCGTCGGAACATGACGTCTTTGGCGGTCCCTCGGCGCGCTATTGTCCGGCCGGCGTCTATGAATGGGTCGGTGAAGGCGCGGATTTGCGCTATGTGATCAATGCGCAAAACTGCGTCCACTGCAAAACCTGCGATATCAAGGACCCCAACCGAAACATCACCTGGGTGCCCCCGGAAGGCGCGGGCGGGCCGAATTATCCCAGCATGTAACAATTTGGCTGTCGGTCACGATCCCGCCTCATAAAACCCTAAGGGTTGAGGGCCGGATTTGCGCTTGTTGCGGCGCAAGCGCAAAAAGGCCATTCTCGACCGGAGGCCCGCGGGACATGCGAATCTATGCCCCGCCTCATGGAGATCATCGACCTGTGACCGTTTCGACCTTGTTCAGGTATGCGGCTGCACTCGGCCTGACGGCCAGCGTGCTGATCCTTCCCAGCGCCCTCGCAGCGCAATCCCTGGCGCGGCAGGAACCGGCACGGTCGCCGGTCCGGCAAGATTTCTCGCGGTCCAGTTCCTTCGGCAGCTATCTTGCGGCGCGGCACGCCAGCGCCCAGCGCGACGCCGCCGCGGCCGCCGCCTATTATCGCGCCGCCTTGCGCGCCGATCCCAAAAATACCGAGTTGCTAGAACGCGCCTTCATTTCCGTGCTGGCGGACGGAGATATCGACGAAGCCGTCAAGCTCGGCGAGCGCGTCATCCAGGTCAACAAGAATGATCGCGTCGCGCGCCTTGTAATCGGTATCCGCTCGATCAAGACCAAGCAATGGTCGTCGGCGCGGCAGAATCTGGCCGCCTCGGTGCGCGGTCCGGTCACCGACCTGACCGCCGCCCTTCTGATCGCCTGGGCCCAATATGGTGCCGGCGATGTGAAGGCGGCGGTTGAAACCGTCGACCGCCTGGTTGGCGCCGACTGGTATGCCCTGTTCAAGGATCTGCATTCCGGCATGATTCTGGATGCCGCGGGTCAGCGCAAAGAGGCCGGCCGCCGGCTTGAACGCGCCTACAAGGCCGACAGCAGCGCGCTGCGCGTGGTCGAGGCCTATGGCAGCTATCTATCGCGCGAAGGCAAAAAGGAAGATGCGCTGAAGGTCTACCAGACCTTCAACAAGGCGCTACCAAACCATCCGCTGGTCGTGCAGGCGATGAAAGACATCGACGGCGGTCGCAAGCTGGCGCCGCTCGCGCAATCGGCGCAGGCCGGCGCCGCTGAAGTCCTGTATGGACTCGGTGCCGCGCTGGGACGTCGCGGCGGCGAGGATCTCGGCCTCGCCTATCTGCAATTGTCGCTGTATCTGGCGCCGCAGCACACGCTCGCCCTGCTTTCGCTCGCCGATCTCTACGAGGCGATGAAGAAGCCGGCGCTGGCGATCAAGATCTACGAGAAGATCCCGGCCGATTCGCCGCTGAAGCGTAATTCCGACATCCAGATGGCGACGAACCTGGATACGCTTGACCGGACGGACGAGGCGCGCGCCAAGCTGGAGAAGTTGATCGCGGACAATCCGAAGGACAGCGAAGCGATCATGGCGCTGGGCAATATCCTGCGCGCCCGCAAGCACTATACCGAATGCGCGGAGGTCTACAGCAAGGGCATCGACCTGATCACCAATCCGGAAAAACCGAACTGGCTGATCTTCTATTTCCGCGGCATCTGTTATGAGCGCGCCAAGCAATGGGCGAAAGCCGAGCCTGACCTGAAGAAGGCGCTCGAGCTTTTTCCCGACCAGGCGCATGTTCTGAACTATCTCGGCTATTCCTGGGTCGATCAGGGCCTCAATCTAGATGAGGGCATGCGCATGATCCGCCGCGCGGTCGAGCAGCGCCCCGACGACGGCTATATCGTCGACTCGCTGGGCTGGGCCTATTTCCGCATCGGCAATTACGAGGAAGCCAGCAAGCATCTGGAACGCGCGGTCGAGCTGAAGCCGGACGATCCGACGATCAATGACCACCTCGGCGATGTCTATTGGAGGACCGGGCGCGAACTGGAGGCGCAATTCCAGTGGTCGCATGCCCGCGATCTGAAGCCGGAGCCGGAAGAGCTGAAAAAGATCGAGGAAAAGCTCCGCAGCGGCCTGCCGGAGGAAACCTCGACCACGGCCGAGCGGACAAAAAAGACCGGCAACGGCGGATGATTTCGTTTATCTCTCCTGGTCGGGGGAGAGATAAACCGCCACATGCTCGCCGATTTCGCGCCTGCCAAGATCAATCTGACCCTTCGTATCCGGCAACGCCGTCCTGACGGCTATCACGACCTGGAAAGCCTCGTGGTGTTCGCCGACATCGGCGATCATCTGCGGCTGACAACGGGCGACACACTGTCGCTCGCCGTCGACGGCGATACGGCGCGCGACGCCGGCATAGTCGCAGACAATCTGGTGCTGAAAGCCGCACGCGCACTGGCGGCCCAGGTGGCGGGTGTGCGTGTCGGGCATTTTAAGCTGACCAAATCGCTGCCGGTGGCGGCAGGACTTGGCGGCGGCTCGTCCGATGCCGCCGCGGCGTTGCGCCTGCTGGGACAAGCTAATCAGGACAAAAAGCTGTCGGGCGATCCCCGCATGATGAGCGCTGCGCGCCAGACCGGCGCCGATGTTCCTGTATGTCTCGACCCGAAACCCAGGATCATGCGTGGCATCGGCGACCTGCTGTCTGCACCGCTGCATCTGCCGAAACTGCCGGCCATCCTGGTCAATCCGCGGGTCGCCGTTCCGACGGCGGCCGTCTTTGCCGCGCGCGCCGGCATGGCGGCGCCGCGGCGTCAGGACGACCCCGCCATCGCTCTGGCGGAAGGCGCGACATCCGAAGCGGGAATGCCGGATGCGGGCGAGTTGATCGACGCCTTGCGTCGCTCGGATAATGATTTGCAGGCACCTGCAATCTCATTGCATCCGGTCGTCGCAGATGTGCTTGACGCCTTGCGCACCTTGCCTGGATGCCGCCTCGCGCGGATGTCGGGATCCGGCGCGACCTGTTTCGGATTGTTCGACATGGCGCGCGTCGATGACGCTGCGCGGGAGCTTACGGCCAAACATCCCGGTTGGTGGATCGCGCCGACGAATCTCGGCTGAAAGAGGCTTCGGGCGTTCTAATGCGCGCGCGCGATGCAGAAATCGACGGCTTCTTCCAGCGCGGTCTTCATCGGAGATGTGGGATACAAGGCAAGCGCGTCACGCGCCATCGCGCCGTAATGCTGCGCGCGCTTGACGGTATCTTCCAGCGCGCGGTGCCTGGTCATCAAAGCGAGCGCGTGTTCGAGATCATTGTCGCTCGCCTCGCCCTGCTCCAGCGCGCGGGTCCAGAAGGCGCGCTCCTCCGCATTGCCGCGCCGGAATGACAGCACGACCGGCAAGGTGATCTTGCCCTCGCGGAAGTCGTCGCCGGTATTCTTGCCAAGCTTGGCGGACTTGCCTCCGTAGTCGAGCGCGTCGTCGATGAGCTGGAAGGCGATGCCGAGATTCATGCCGAAGGAACGGCAGGCCGCGAGATCCGCCTTCGGCCGGTCGGCCAGCACAGGTCCGACTTCGCAGGCGGCAGCGAACAATTCGGCGGTTTTGCCACGGATGACGGCGAGATACTCATCTTCGGTGGTGGCGGTGTTCTTTGCCGCGGCCAGCTGCATCACCTCGCCCTCGGCGATCACCACGGCGGCAGAGGAGAGAATTTCCAGCGCCCGCAGATTCGCGACCTCTACCATCATCCTGAAGGCCTGGCCCAGTAGGAAATCGCCGACCAGAACGCTCGCTTCGTTGCCCCACACCTTGCGGGCCGCGAGCTTGCCGCGCCGCATGTCGCTTTCGTCGACAACATCGTCATGCAGCAGCGTTGCCGTATGCATGAATTCGACCGCAGCGGCGAGCCGGATATGGCCGTCGCCCTGGTAGCGGGCGATCTGAGCCATCGCCAAGGTCAGCATGGGCCGGAGCCGCTTGCCGCCCGAATTGATCAGGTGATTGGCCACCTCCGGAATCATCGTCACTTCCGACCCGGTGCGCGACAGAATGGTGGAATTCACCCGCTCCATGTCCGCTGCGACCAGCCCGACCAGCCGGTCGATGCTGGCCAGCGGCTGGCTTTCGAAGGGAACGATGACGGCCAAAGAAGTCTCCCTCAAAACGGACACGCGAGGATAGAAACGCTATGGTAATGCGGCAAGTGGCCCCTTGGCCGCAAGTGCCAGCGTATTACGGAGGCGACATTCCCCCGATGTGCGATAAAAAGGCAAGCGCCCGGACGAGATTATCCGCCGCCCGCTCCCGGCATTCCTGAGAAGCTCGTGCGCGAAATTGTCCGCACCAATGACCCTGTGCTGGTCTCGGCCATCGAGGCCTTGCTCACCGGCGCCGGCATCCCGCATATGGTCCTGGACCAGAATATGAGCGTATTGGAAGGATCGCTTGGCTTTCTGCAGCGGCGGATCATGGTCGCTGCCGACCGCGAAAAAGCCGCGCGCGAGGTCTTGCGCGATGCCGGGCTCGGACACGAGCTGCGCGCCGATGACCGCTGAACGGCCCGAGGTCACCGACGACGCCGTCCTGAACGGCCGGCTGCGGCTCTTTCAACCCAAACGCGGTCACCGCTTTGGTCATGATGCCATTCTTCTGGCAGCGGCGACCCCGGCGAAGCCCGGCGACCGTATCGTAGAGCTGGGCTCGGGCGTCGGCGCGGCCAGCCTCGCCTTGCTGGCGCGCATCCCCGACATCCACGTCACATTAATCGATATCGATCCCGCACTGGTCGCGCTTGCTTCCGAGAATATTGCGCGCAACGGCTTTGCGGAAAAGGCGCGCGCCGTGCGGCTGGACGTGGGCGCGCCTGATTCAGTGTTCGAGGAGGCGGGCCTAAGGGCAGGCTCGTTCGATCAGGTTCTGATGAATCCGCCCTTCAACGACCCCTCGCTGCAGGCGTCGCCTGACATGGCCCGCAGAATCGCCCACGTCGCGCCGGAAGAAACACCTCGCGTATGGCTGCAACGCGCGGCGCATCTGCTGCGATCATCGGGCAATCTTTCGCTGATCTGGCGCGCCGACAGTCAACAAAAAGTGCTGAGGGAACTGGACATCGCGTTCGGTGGGATCACCGTGGTGCCCGTGCATCCGGCGCCAGGTCAACCGCCGATCCGCATTCTGGTCAATGCGCGCAAGGGAGCGGAGAAAGGCGTGCGCAATCTTTCAGGGCTTACGCTCGCCGATCAGGACAGGAGGCCCAGCGTTGACGCAGAAGCGATTCTGCGCAGCGGCCTGCCGCTTGAACGCGCGGAAATCACTCCGTCGGCTGCTGACGTCGCTCCGAGTTCCAAGACAAATGGGCAAGAGCGGTGATGGCGCCGAGCAGAACGACGAGAAGATAGATCTTCATGGCAAGTCTTCCTCACTCATCACGCGACAACAGCCCCGGCCGAGCGGCGTTTTGAACATCGGAGAAAGACCTCATAAGGGTTAATGTTGCGTAACTTGAGCGGCAGTTGCGACCGTCTTAAGACAATTCCCGGCGATCACGAATTCATGATCACAAGGACGACGCGGCATGCACGAATGGATCAACAAGCTTCTTCCTGAGAAATGGCGCAGCGGCATTCCCATTGTCCCCGTGGTGCGACTGACCGGCACCATCGGCTTTTCGACGCCGCTCAAGCCGGGCCTGACGATCGCCGCGACGGCGCGCAACCTCGAACGCGCCTTCGGCATCAAAAAGGCGAAAGCCGTGGCGTTGATTATCAATTCTCCGGGCGGTTCGCCGGTGCAGTCGCATCTGATCTACCGGCGCATCCGCCAACTGTCGGACGAAAAGAAGATTCCCGTGCTGGCCTTCATCGAGGATGTCGGCGCCTCCGGCGGCTACATGATCGCCTGCGCGGCCGATGAAATCCTCTGCGATGCTTCCTCTATCCTCGGTTCCATCGGCGTCGTAGGTGCGACCTTCGGCCTCGACAAGGCGATCAAGAAGCTCGGCGTCGAACGCCGTGTGTATACCGCGGGCAAACGCAAGGTCATGCTCGATCCCTTCCTGCCGGAAAATGCCGACGACGTGCGCCGCCTGAAGGCGATCCAGGAGAATATTCACGAGGCTTTTATCGCATTGGTGAAGGAACGGCGTGGCGACAGGCTGAAGGGCCAAGAATCGGCCTTGTTCTCGGGGGAATATTGGGATGGAAAACAGGCCGTGGCACTTGGCCTAGCGGACGGGGTGGACGATCTGCGTGGCTTTCTGCGCCGGCGTTACGGCGAGAAGGTGCGCACTCCGCTCATCGCCGACCGCGGCTGGTTCGGGCGCCGGGTTCCCGGAGTCGGAATAGGACAGATGGAACAGGCGCTGATGAACCTGGAACTGGCCGAGAGCACCTTGTCGGCCATCGAGGCACGCGCGCTTTGGGCACGCTACGGACTTTGAATGGCAAGGAGAGACCGGATGCCACCAATATTGCTCTGGACTGTCGGCGTTGTCGGCGCCATTGCGCTGGCGAAATTCATCCGGCGTGAATACCGGCGCGTGAATGACGAGCTTGACCAGGCCCGCATGGCGACGGTCGCGAGCAAGGCGGAACGCGCGCAGCACCCCACCCTCAAGCGCGATCCGCGCACGGGCATCTATCATCCCTGAGGTTAGCCGCGGCTCCCCCAAGGGCCACGGGTCAGAATTTCCGCCGGATTCCACGGACCGCGAGGAGGGCCTGGTTTTTTCTGCGGCGCAGGCTGATCTGCCGCTTCGCCCATCGGCGTTTTGGATTCATCGGCGAATTCCTCATCGTCGGGTTCGGACAAGATCAGGGGACCCGGATCGCGACCGCCGGCCGTCTGCACGAGCGCCTCGACGCGGCTCTCGATCGAGGGATGCGTTGCAAACAAATCCGCAAATCCTTCGCGCGGATTATCAACGCACATTTCCATCACCGACGAAGTGACACCCGGCAGTTCGCCCCGGCCTTCAATCTTTCGTAACGCCATGATCATGGCGTCAGGATTCTTGGTGAGTTCGACCGCACCGGCATCGGCCAGAAATTCGCGCGTACGAGACAGAGCGAAGCGGATCACGATCGAGAGCGCCCAAGCCGCCGCGATAATCACAACGGCAATCAGAATAGCCGCGCCGGCGCCGCCCTTCCTGTTCGACGAAGAGCTGCGCGAGCCCCCGCCGCTCCAGCGTGCACCGGAGCGAAACATGACGCGAAAGAACAATTCGGCGACAAAGGAAATGACGCCGGCGATGATAACCGCGATCACCATCATCCGCACATCGCCATTGCGGATATGCGTCAATTCATGCGCGAGCACCGCTTCGGTTTCCGCATCGTCAAGCCGATTCAGCAGCCCGCTGGTGACGGTGATGGAATATTGCTTCTCGTTCAGCCCGGCGGCGAAGGCATTCAGCGCCGGGCTGTCCATCACCTTCAACTTCGGCATCGTAATGCCGCGCGAGATGCAGAGGTTCTCCAGCAGATTGTACAGCCGCGGCTGCTCTACCCGCGACACTTCATGGCCGCCGGTCAGGGCGTCGATCAATGACTGATGGAAATTGTAAGCGAACAAAATCCAGGTTGCCGTGCCGATCGTGGCGAGGGGTATCGCCACAACCATATCGTTCCAAGCCTGCCCGATCAGATAATCGAGCGGCGCGCCCGATTGCGTGAAGGCGCGCCCGAGCAGCGCCCCAGCGAAGGTCAAAAGATAGACCAGGAAGAACAATCCGATCAGCAGCGCGAGCGAGCGCCGGCGGTTCTTCCGGATGTGCGTGTACAGTCCGTAAGCCGCCATAGTTCAAGCGCCTCCCGCGGCGGCTCTCGACAGCCCTAGAATTTGACCTGCGGGGTCTGTTCGACCTGTGCGCGCGTTTCGCCGAGGTCGAAAAATTCCCTGCGCGTGAAGCCGAACGAAGTGGCAAAGAGCGCCGCAGGAAACTGTTCGATTCCCGTATTGTATTCCTGGACGGCGTTGTTGAAGAAACGCCGCGCCGCGGCGATCTTGTTTTCGATGTCCGACAATTCCGTCTGCAATTGCTGGAAATTGGTGTTGGCCTTGAGGTCCGGATAGGCCTCGGCCAATGCGAACAAGCCACGCAGTGCACCGGTCAATACGTTTTCTGCCGCCGCCTGCGCGGCCGGTCCCTGCGCCGCGATCGCCGAGTTGCGCGCCTTCACGACGGCATCCAGCGTTTCGCGCTCATGTGCCGCGTAGCCTTTGACCGTCTCGACCAGGTTGGGAATGAGATCATGACGTTGTTTGAGCTGAACGTCGATGTCGGCGAAGGCCTGACTGACACGCTGCCGGAGAGCGACAAGGCCGTTATAGATCGTGACAGCCCACAGCACGATGGCCGCAATCACGCCAAGGACAATCCAGGTCGAGGTGGACATGAAAATCTCCAGTTTCCAAAAAAGACAGCGTTCAGAACACAACCCGTCGCAAAGCTGGCACAAGATTAACATGGTTCCGCGACGATTTGACAATATCGGGCGACTGGAACCTCTTCGTTAATGCAGCGTTTTATTAGGTATTTTCTGGAGACTGCTCGATGATTTGGAGACGCTGGCTCGGCAGACCTGAATTGAACGCGGTGGAAGCGCGGCAGGGTTTCCTCGACCGCCCGGTGCTGATTATATTGCTTGTGAGTACCGTGCTTATCTGTCTCGCATTCGGCATATTGCTGGCGCGCTTCTGAAACGTCATTCTCTAAAATCAATCACAACTTTAATGTCGTCCCGCCGCGGCTGCAGAGCCTCATGCCATCGCGTCAGCGGGACGCGGCGGGTGATAAGGCGATCCAGCCATGAGCGCTCCGCACCCGACAATGCTTCCGCAGCCATGTCATAGTGACCGCGATTGGCATTGACCGTCCCGAATACCACTTGGTTGTTCAGAACCAGCGTCCGGTTCAATCCGCCGATATCGAATTCTGTTTTTTTTCCGGGCGTTGAGACGCCAAACAGACAGACAATGCCGGCCGGGGCACAGCGCGCCATGGCGTCGACGATCAAGGGCGCGGCGGCGGTGCATTCCATGACCAGATCGAAAGAGAGGTCGGCGATCTCCGCGGCGCTCGCATGTATTCTGCCGCCAAGGGCGCGCACGAGTTCGGGCTTCGGGCCGGTCCTGTTGCGATCGATAACGTGCAGATCGAGGCCACGCTGCACCCCCATCAACGCCGCCAGGAGGCCAATCGGCCCCGCGCCAGTGACCAGCAGATTGCGAGGCCGCCACGACTTTGTCCGGCGGCCAATGCGATCGGCATGTTGCCAGGCCTTGGCGACGATACTGGCGGGCTCCATCAGCACGGCCCTGAGCTCCAGGGCGGGCTCCACCTTCACCGCGAAATCGGGCTCCAAGCGAAAGACGTCAGAGCCGAAGCCGTGCCGCTCCTTGATCCCACGCTCGGTGTAAAGACCATTATGGCACATATCCCATTCGCCTGAGGCGCAGGCGGTGCACGGAACAGGATCGGGACGGCGCACAATGCCGACCACGCGATCGCCGGGACGGAAACCGGTTTCTGGTGGGGCGTCGATAACCTCGCCCAGAGATTCATGGCCGAGGATAAGCCTCTGTTGGCCGGGCGGCGCTGAGCCATGCACGCCCGCCAAAATTTCATGGTCGGTGCCGCAGACGCCGAGCGCGATCGTACGCACCAGAAGCGCCCCTTCTGCGATATCGGGTTCAGGCACATTTTCGAGGCCGGCGGAATTCGGAACGCCAGGTATGAGTGTGATCGCGCGCATCGTTCAGAATAGCAAAACGGCCGCTCTCCGCGGCCGTTTCACCTGTTCTTCTGATCCGTCAACGTCGGCGGCGCGGCGGCTGCGCCGGATGCAGTTCAAGCCCGGCGACGCCTGCAGCCACGCTGACGCCGGTCTGTCCCTGCACGGACACAGGTTGCAGGGTCACGGTGCGGTTGTTTCCGCCGACCAGCGCATTGGCGCCGACGCCAGCCCCAACTGTGGCTTCCGCGCTGGCGCCGCCATAGGCGCCGGCGAGTGCATAGCGGGGGGCGCTGGTCGGGGCATAAACCGCCCAGAGCAGGTTGCCGCCGGAAGTGGCGCCAAGATCAAGGCCTACGCGGCGGATCGAGCCCGCGTAGAACTCGCCGCGCCAGCCGCGTGCGGTCGGCGTAAAGCGGCACAGCAATTCTTTTTGCGAGGCGACAATCATACCAACGCCGCCAGACATCTGACAGTCGAGCATGCCGACCTTGACCCGGCTCTGCGCCTGCGCACCGAGCGGAAAAGCGGCAAGAGCGGCAAGCGCAGCAACACCAGCCAGAGCAAAGCGAGTCATGGGCAACCTCCTGAGATCAGTCGGAAAAAGCGAAAAGGCGAAAGCAATTGACGCGTCCTGTCAGACGCACGAGCCGTCAGAACACGCGCCAATGTGGCCAAACGTTGGTACGGCTCCTTTTGTTCCGCAGAATTTTCGGCCCACACACTTGGTCGCAGGCTTGCCACCTTGGCAAACGCCGGTGTCCGGGCGCCGGTGTTCAATGGTACGGAACGAATATGAGATTTTACCGTTGCTGTTTCGGCGTCCAAAAACGCGTTCAGCAGCAATGCAGTATCCGCTTTGGGAAGCCAGAGCTCTCGATAATTTTCAAGCGGAGTCTTACTTATGTCTCTCGGCACCATCCTTATCATCATATTGATCCTGTTGCTGATTGGCGCCATTCCTTCCTGGCCCTATAGCAGCGGTTGGGGCTATGGCCCGTCCGGCATCCTCGGCGTCTTACTGGTTATTGTTCTGATCCTGTTGTTGCTGGGACGCATCTGATACTGGA from Pseudorhodoplanes sp. includes these protein-coding regions:
- a CDS encoding S49 family peptidase: MHEWINKLLPEKWRSGIPIVPVVRLTGTIGFSTPLKPGLTIAATARNLERAFGIKKAKAVALIINSPGGSPVQSHLIYRRIRQLSDEKKIPVLAFIEDVGASGGYMIACAADEILCDASSILGSIGVVGATFGLDKAIKKLGVERRVYTAGKRKVMLDPFLPENADDVRRLKAIQENIHEAFIALVKERRGDRLKGQESALFSGEYWDGKQAVALGLADGVDDLRGFLRRRYGEKVRTPLIADRGWFGRRVPGVGIGQMEQALMNLELAESTLSAIEARALWARYGL
- a CDS encoding DUF992 domain-containing protein; amino-acid sequence: MTRFALAGVAALAALAAFPLGAQAQSRVKVGMLDCQMSGGVGMIVASQKELLCRFTPTARGWRGEFYAGSIRRVGLDLGATSGGNLLWAVYAPTSAPRYALAGAYGGASAEATVGAGVGANALVGGNNRTVTLQPVSVQGQTGVSVAAGVAGLELHPAQPPRRRR
- a CDS encoding LemA family protein — translated: MSTSTWIVLGVIAAIVLWAVTIYNGLVALRQRVSQAFADIDVQLKQRHDLIPNLVETVKGYAAHERETLDAVVKARNSAIAAQGPAAQAAAENVLTGALRGLFALAEAYPDLKANTNFQQLQTELSDIENKIAAARRFFNNAVQEYNTGIEQFPAALFATSFGFTRREFFDLGETRAQVEQTPQVKF
- a CDS encoding electron transfer flavoprotein-ubiquinone oxidoreductase, with the translated sequence MTDLPARESMEFDVVIVGAGPAGLSAAIRLKQISSDLSVVVVEKGSEVGAHILSGAVIDPSALDRLLPDWRKEDDRPLKTEVTDDRFRWLTEVGAAPVPLFLAPPLMSNHGCFIGSLGDTCKWLAAKAEALGVEIYPGFAAAEILYGDGGEVQGIATGDMGIGKSGEPNANFTRGMELRAKYTLFAEGARGSLTKQLLKRFDLAKDRQPPKFGIGLKEIWQIDPAKHKPGLVQHSFGWPLGNRTGGGSFLYHYGDNLVSVGFVVHLNYENPYLSPFEEFQRYKTHPSVRETFEGGKRIAYGARAITEGGYQSVPKLTFPGGALIGCAAGFVNVPRIKGTHNAMASGMLAAEHVTEALAAGRSNDELANYENAWRSSPIGKDLWKVRNVKPLWSKFGTVLGIALGGLDMWTNALGFSLFGTLSHNKADPECLKPAKDCTRITYPKPDGKLTFDRLSSVFLSNTNHEEDQPPHLVVTDMALQKASEHDVFGGPSARYCPAGVYEWVGEGADLRYVINAQNCVHCKTCDIKDPNRNITWVPPEGAGGPNYPSM
- a CDS encoding polyprenyl synthetase family protein; this translates as MAVIVPFESQPLASIDRLVGLVAADMERVNSTILSRTGSEVTMIPEVANHLINSGGKRLRPMLTLAMAQIARYQGDGHIRLAAAVEFMHTATLLHDDVVDESDMRRGKLAARKVWGNEASVLVGDFLLGQAFRMMVEVANLRALEILSSAAVVIAEGEVMQLAAAKNTATTEDEYLAVIRGKTAELFAAACEVGPVLADRPKADLAACRSFGMNLGIAFQLIDDALDYGGKSAKLGKNTGDDFREGKITLPVVLSFRRGNAEERAFWTRALEQGEASDNDLEHALALMTRHRALEDTVKRAQHYGAMARDALALYPTSPMKTALEEAVDFCIARAH
- a CDS encoding glucose 1-dehydrogenase, with translation MRAITLIPGVPNSAGLENVPEPDIAEGALLVRTIALGVCGTDHEILAGVHGSAPPGQQRLILGHESLGEVIDAPPETGFRPGDRVVGIVRRPDPVPCTACASGEWDMCHNGLYTERGIKERHGFGSDVFRLEPDFAVKVEPALELRAVLMEPASIVAKAWQHADRIGRRTKSWRPRNLLVTGAGPIGLLAALMGVQRGLDLHVIDRNRTGPKPELVRALGGRIHASAAEIADLSFDLVMECTAAAPLIVDAMARCAPAGIVCLFGVSTPGKKTEFDIGGLNRTLVLNNQVVFGTVNANRGHYDMAAEALSGAERSWLDRLITRRVPLTRWHEALQPRRDDIKVVIDFRE
- a CDS encoding 4-(cytidine 5'-diphospho)-2-C-methyl-D-erythritol kinase → MLADFAPAKINLTLRIRQRRPDGYHDLESLVVFADIGDHLRLTTGDTLSLAVDGDTARDAGIVADNLVLKAARALAAQVAGVRVGHFKLTKSLPVAAGLGGGSSDAAAALRLLGQANQDKKLSGDPRMMSAARQTGADVPVCLDPKPRIMRGIGDLLSAPLHLPKLPAILVNPRVAVPTAAVFAARAGMAAPRRQDDPAIALAEGATSEAGMPDAGELIDALRRSDNDLQAPAISLHPVVADVLDALRTLPGCRLARMSGSGATCFGLFDMARVDDAARELTAKHPGWWIAPTNLG
- a CDS encoding DUF3309 family protein, translated to MSLGTILIIILILLLIGAIPSWPYSSGWGYGPSGILGVLLVIVLILLLLGRI
- a CDS encoding methyltransferase, which encodes MTAERPEVTDDAVLNGRLRLFQPKRGHRFGHDAILLAAATPAKPGDRIVELGSGVGAASLALLARIPDIHVTLIDIDPALVALASENIARNGFAEKARAVRLDVGAPDSVFEEAGLRAGSFDQVLMNPPFNDPSLQASPDMARRIAHVAPEETPRVWLQRAAHLLRSSGNLSLIWRADSQQKVLRELDIAFGGITVVPVHPAPGQPPIRILVNARKGAEKGVRNLSGLTLADQDRRPSVDAEAILRSGLPLERAEITPSAADVAPSSKTNGQER
- a CDS encoding DUF2007 domain-containing protein produces the protein MREIVRTNDPVLVSAIEALLTGAGIPHMVLDQNMSVLEGSLGFLQRRIMVAADREKAAREVLRDAGLGHELRADDR
- a CDS encoding M48 family metallopeptidase, translated to MAAYGLYTHIRKNRRRSLALLIGLFFLVYLLTFAGALLGRAFTQSGAPLDYLIGQAWNDMVVAIPLATIGTATWILFAYNFHQSLIDALTGGHEVSRVEQPRLYNLLENLCISRGITMPKLKVMDSPALNAFAAGLNEKQYSITVTSGLLNRLDDAETEAVLAHELTHIRNGDVRMMVIAVIIAGVISFVAELFFRVMFRSGARWSGGGSRSSSSNRKGGAGAAILIAVVIIAAAWALSIVIRFALSRTREFLADAGAVELTKNPDAMIMALRKIEGRGELPGVTSSVMEMCVDNPREGFADLFATHPSIESRVEALVQTAGGRDPGPLILSEPDDEEFADESKTPMGEAADQPAPQKKPGPPRGPWNPAEILTRGPWGSRG
- a CDS encoding tetratricopeptide repeat protein, which gives rise to MTVSTLFRYAAALGLTASVLILPSALAAQSLARQEPARSPVRQDFSRSSSFGSYLAARHASAQRDAAAAAAYYRAALRADPKNTELLERAFISVLADGDIDEAVKLGERVIQVNKNDRVARLVIGIRSIKTKQWSSARQNLAASVRGPVTDLTAALLIAWAQYGAGDVKAAVETVDRLVGADWYALFKDLHSGMILDAAGQRKEAGRRLERAYKADSSALRVVEAYGSYLSREGKKEDALKVYQTFNKALPNHPLVVQAMKDIDGGRKLAPLAQSAQAGAAEVLYGLGAALGRRGGEDLGLAYLQLSLYLAPQHTLALLSLADLYEAMKKPALAIKIYEKIPADSPLKRNSDIQMATNLDTLDRTDEARAKLEKLIADNPKDSEAIMALGNILRARKHYTECAEVYSKGIDLITNPEKPNWLIFYFRGICYERAKQWAKAEPDLKKALELFPDQAHVLNYLGYSWVDQGLNLDEGMRMIRRAVEQRPDDGYIVDSLGWAYFRIGNYEEASKHLERAVELKPDDPTINDHLGDVYWRTGRELEAQFQWSHARDLKPEPEELKKIEEKLRSGLPEETSTTAERTKKTGNGG